A genomic window from Exiguobacterium acetylicum DSM 20416 includes:
- a CDS encoding flotillin family protein, with amino-acid sequence MNPVLIVSIVAVALIVALIVLFITKYRTVGPEEALIVSGSYLGGRNVNTDESGNRVKIIRGGGTFVLPVFQQATPLSLLSSKLEVTTPEVYTEQGVPVMADGTAIIKIGSSISEIATAAEQFLGKSKEEREGEAREVLEGHLRSILGSMTVEEIYKNRDKFSQEVQRVASQDLAKMGLVIVSFTIKDVRDKNGYLESLGKPRIAQVRRDADIATADAEKETRIKRAEASKDAKKAELERATEIAEAEKENQLKMADYRREQDIAKAKADQAYDLENARAQQEVTEQQMQIKIIERQKQIELEEREILRREKQYDAEVKKRADADRYSIEQAAQADRAKQYAEADATKYRIEASAKADAERIRLDGLAKADAERAQGETEADIIRLKGLAEAEAKEKIAQAFEQFGQAAILDMVIRMMPEYAKEIAAPLGNIDKITVVDTGSGEGGGANRVTGYATDLMASLQETLKASSGLDVKELIENFSGKGTAKPLTVNLNSHDAVAASKTED; translated from the coding sequence ATGAATCCAGTGTTAATCGTATCAATCGTCGCGGTCGCATTGATCGTTGCGTTGATCGTCTTATTCATTACGAAGTACCGAACAGTTGGTCCGGAAGAAGCGCTGATCGTATCGGGGAGTTATCTCGGAGGACGCAACGTCAATACCGATGAGTCCGGTAACCGGGTAAAAATCATTCGTGGTGGCGGGACGTTCGTGTTACCTGTCTTCCAACAAGCGACACCGCTAAGCTTGTTATCAAGTAAGCTTGAAGTCACGACACCCGAAGTCTACACGGAGCAAGGTGTACCGGTCATGGCAGACGGTACAGCGATCATCAAGATTGGTAGCTCAATTTCTGAAATTGCGACGGCAGCGGAGCAGTTCCTCGGAAAATCGAAAGAAGAGCGCGAAGGAGAAGCACGTGAAGTCCTCGAAGGACACTTGCGTTCGATTCTTGGATCGATGACAGTCGAAGAAATCTATAAGAACCGGGATAAGTTCTCGCAAGAAGTCCAGCGGGTCGCATCACAAGATCTTGCGAAGATGGGACTCGTCATTGTTTCGTTTACGATCAAAGACGTCCGTGACAAGAACGGATACTTAGAATCACTTGGGAAACCGCGGATCGCACAGGTTCGCCGTGATGCCGACATCGCAACGGCAGACGCGGAAAAAGAGACACGCATCAAACGGGCGGAAGCTTCAAAAGATGCGAAAAAAGCAGAACTCGAACGTGCAACGGAAATCGCTGAAGCGGAAAAAGAAAATCAGTTGAAGATGGCAGATTATCGCCGCGAACAAGATATCGCGAAGGCGAAAGCCGACCAAGCGTATGATCTCGAAAACGCACGTGCGCAACAAGAAGTCACGGAGCAACAGATGCAGATCAAAATCATCGAGCGTCAAAAACAAATCGAGCTTGAAGAACGCGAGATTCTCCGTCGTGAGAAACAATACGACGCGGAAGTCAAAAAACGCGCCGATGCCGATCGTTACTCGATTGAGCAGGCTGCCCAAGCGGATCGTGCGAAGCAATATGCGGAAGCAGATGCAACGAAATACCGGATCGAGGCATCAGCAAAAGCGGATGCAGAACGAATTCGTCTGGATGGTCTTGCGAAAGCGGACGCGGAGCGGGCACAAGGGGAAACGGAAGCGGACATCATTCGTTTGAAGGGTCTTGCGGAAGCAGAAGCAAAAGAAAAAATCGCGCAAGCGTTCGAGCAATTCGGACAAGCGGCGATTCTCGACATGGTCATTCGGATGATGCCAGAGTACGCAAAAGAAATTGCAGCACCACTCGGCAACATCGATAAAATCACAGTCGTTGATACAGGTAGTGGTGAAGGGGGCGGTGCGAACCGTGTCACCGGTTACGCAACGGATTTGATGGCATCACTGCAAGAGACATTAAAGGCGTCGTCAGGATTAGATGTCAAAGAGTTGATTGAGAACTTCTCCGGTAAAGGAACAGCAAAACCGTTGACGGTCAACTTGAATTCCCATGATGCGGTGGCAGCGTCGAAAACAGAAGACTGA
- a CDS encoding DegV family protein has protein sequence MIRLITDSGADAPKDMLDAYDFTVMPFGVLIDEDTFFDGESISPKQLYDKMRDGAAPKTFQVEVSRMVEVFTRHFEQGDPFLYLAFSSELSGTYQTAKMLADELAEKYPNVPYLVLDTKTASTGQGLFVLDVAEYAQTHSFEETVAYAEAKVNTIRHLFTVESLEYLMRGGRVSRASAFIGGLLSILPLLTVEDGKLIPKEKIRGQKKVMNRIVEWMEEARPAIDGHRIMIGHGDSIERAEQLKQLIEAHFSPSEVILTIAGAAIGSHTGPGLVVIGYDLPR, from the coding sequence ATGATCCGATTGATCACAGACAGTGGTGCTGATGCACCAAAAGACATGTTAGATGCATATGATTTTACGGTCATGCCGTTCGGCGTATTGATCGACGAAGACACGTTCTTCGATGGAGAATCGATATCTCCGAAGCAACTGTATGATAAGATGCGTGACGGTGCAGCACCGAAGACATTCCAGGTCGAAGTCAGCCGGATGGTCGAGGTGTTCACGCGTCACTTTGAACAAGGGGACCCCTTCCTCTACCTCGCTTTCTCGAGCGAATTATCAGGAACGTATCAAACAGCGAAGATGCTCGCAGATGAACTCGCCGAAAAGTATCCGAACGTTCCTTACCTGGTACTCGATACGAAAACAGCTTCAACAGGACAAGGATTGTTCGTTCTCGACGTCGCAGAATACGCACAAACGCATTCGTTCGAAGAAACAGTGGCTTACGCTGAAGCCAAGGTAAATACGATTCGTCATCTGTTTACAGTCGAATCACTTGAATATTTGATGCGCGGTGGACGCGTTTCTCGTGCCAGTGCCTTTATTGGTGGTCTCTTATCGATTTTGCCACTCTTGACAGTCGAAGACGGAAAGTTGATTCCAAAAGAAAAAATCCGCGGTCAGAAAAAAGTCATGAACCGGATCGTCGAGTGGATGGAAGAAGCACGTCCAGCGATTGACGGACACCGGATCATGATCGGTCACGGGGATTCGATCGAACGGGCAGAACAGTTAAAACAATTGATTGAAGCTCATTTTTCACCAAGCGAAGTCATCTTGACGATTGCTGGCGCGGCGATCGGTTCACATACAGGTCCGGGACTCGTCGTCATTGGGTATGACCTTCCACGTTAA
- a CDS encoding biotin/lipoate A/B protein ligase family protein: protein MGIELLKQEHYRIFDQTSLGTAFHATQSFAMDDTLCASVATEGAALRSWIHHETVVLGIQDARLPHLADGVSVLHEHGFSPVVRNSGGLAVVLDAGVLNISLVLPERGGIDIDSGYEAMLALVRRMFAQETDAIVAGEVVGSYCPGSYDLSIAGKKFAGISQRRVRGGVAVQIYLCVNGSGSQRAALVRDFYAAALQGESTKFVYPTVVPETMASLEELLGTSLTVEECLRRAYEALLALGAALTPATLTELENERFGVNLSRMLDRNEKALG, encoded by the coding sequence ATGGGAATCGAACTCTTAAAACAAGAACATTATCGTATTTTTGATCAAACGTCACTCGGAACTGCTTTCCATGCGACACAATCGTTTGCGATGGACGACACATTATGTGCTTCCGTTGCGACAGAAGGAGCAGCACTCCGCTCTTGGATTCACCACGAAACTGTCGTCCTCGGCATCCAGGATGCCCGTCTTCCTCATCTTGCTGACGGTGTATCCGTTCTGCATGAACATGGTTTCTCGCCCGTCGTCCGTAATTCAGGTGGTCTTGCCGTCGTCCTCGACGCCGGTGTTTTAAATATTTCACTCGTCCTACCGGAACGCGGCGGCATCGATATCGACAGTGGTTACGAAGCGATGCTTGCGCTCGTCCGTCGTATGTTCGCGCAAGAAACAGACGCGATCGTCGCTGGTGAAGTCGTCGGATCGTATTGTCCCGGTTCTTATGACTTATCGATTGCCGGTAAAAAATTCGCTGGTATCTCCCAGCGTCGTGTTCGTGGCGGAGTTGCCGTTCAAATCTACCTTTGTGTCAACGGAAGTGGAAGTCAACGCGCCGCTTTAGTCCGTGACTTTTACGCGGCAGCGCTTCAAGGTGAGTCGACGAAATTCGTCTACCCGACCGTCGTGCCGGAAACAATGGCGTCACTCGAGGAACTGCTCGGTACCTCCTTGACGGTCGAGGAGTGCTTACGTCGTGCATATGAAGCGTTACTTGCGCTCGGCGCTGCTTTGACGCCCGCGACGTTGACGGAACTCGAGAACGAACGATTCGGCGTCAACTTGAGTCGAATGCTTGATCGAAACGAAAAAGCCCTAGGTTAA
- a CDS encoding HD domain-containing protein, whose translation MYQSLGQLKETKVFKDPVHRYIYVSDQLIWQLIGTREFQRLRRIKQLGTSFLTFHGAEHTRFHHSLGVYEITRQLIDVFNGRADWDDQYRELTLAAALLHDVGHGPFSHAFENVFGVDHETWTERIILGDTEIKKVLDQVGDGFAEEVASIINKTHPNQLLVTMISSQLDVDRMDYLLRDAHFAGVSYGKFDLERMLRVLRPAPNQMVVKQSGMHSIEDYIMRRYQMYWQVYLHPVTRSSDYLLKAILERAQELYLSGYPFAIAPVHLMPLFDQKMELRDFLGLDETIVYFYFQQWANEQDPILADLSRRFVDRKLFKYVDYPAEKRELVHDKLCELFEAIGLNPTYYLLEDKLSRLPYDLYGDNGEISKQPIMLQMKDGQMKEISQVSPLVQAIATSRQTDEKLFFPQEILHDLREHANEKMQIDQLLTGSVTS comes from the coding sequence ATGTATCAATCATTAGGACAATTAAAGGAAACGAAGGTCTTCAAAGATCCCGTTCATCGGTATATCTATGTCAGCGATCAGTTGATTTGGCAATTAATCGGGACACGTGAATTTCAGCGACTACGCCGGATCAAGCAACTGGGGACATCCTTTTTGACGTTTCACGGGGCGGAACACACACGGTTCCATCATTCGCTTGGTGTTTACGAAATCACGCGGCAACTGATCGACGTCTTCAACGGTCGCGCCGACTGGGACGATCAATACCGGGAGTTGACACTGGCTGCAGCCCTCTTACACGATGTCGGACACGGGCCGTTTTCGCACGCGTTTGAGAATGTCTTTGGTGTTGACCACGAGACGTGGACGGAGCGGATCATCCTCGGGGACACGGAAATCAAAAAAGTCCTCGACCAAGTCGGAGACGGATTCGCGGAAGAAGTAGCGTCGATCATCAACAAGACGCATCCGAATCAATTGCTTGTCACGATGATTAGTTCACAACTCGACGTCGACCGGATGGATTACTTATTGCGCGATGCGCACTTTGCTGGTGTCAGCTACGGAAAATTCGATCTCGAACGGATGCTTCGTGTATTGCGTCCGGCGCCGAATCAGATGGTCGTCAAACAGTCGGGGATGCATTCAATCGAAGACTACATCATGCGCCGGTATCAGATGTATTGGCAAGTCTACCTGCATCCGGTAACACGATCGAGTGATTACCTATTAAAAGCCATTCTCGAACGGGCGCAGGAGTTGTACCTGTCCGGTTATCCGTTTGCGATTGCACCGGTCCATTTGATGCCGTTGTTTGATCAGAAGATGGAGTTGCGTGATTTCCTTGGGCTCGATGAGACGATCGTCTACTTTTATTTTCAGCAGTGGGCGAATGAGCAGGATCCAATCCTTGCTGATCTCTCGAGGCGATTCGTTGACCGGAAGTTGTTCAAGTATGTTGATTATCCGGCTGAAAAACGTGAACTCGTCCACGATAAACTGTGTGAGTTGTTTGAGGCGATCGGCTTGAATCCGACCTATTATCTGCTTGAAGATAAACTCAGTCGTCTTCCTTACGATTTATATGGAGACAACGGGGAAATCAGCAAACAACCGATCATGTTACAGATGAAGGATGGACAGATGAAAGAAATTTCGCAAGTCTCACCACTCGTTCAAGCCATCGCCACATCACGCCAGACTGATGAGAAGCTGTTCTTCCCGCAAGAAATTCTGCACGACTTGCGCGAACATGCGAACGAGAAGATGCAAATCGACCAATTATTGACTGGCAGCGTGACGTCATGA
- a CDS encoding phosphotransferase family protein, which translates to MQQLGREGGEVEVLKGATSSLVLRVGEGILRVHTNQDWLREEPDLVLHEVFALQAAGDLAPDVLDYQADVRDEIPPWLYMTRSPGEIRIDQVDERYVERLARTLAAIHALPIPESRYVYQPYTTERHVPTWTQHSERWRQLLAIEPVESQRIRFIHRDFHPVNVLYEINETCHTIDWVNACVGPIEVDLAHCRLNLALLESVEIADHFLKSYCEQTKHSYDHAWDIRAVFDFGPETIDVYPGWKAYGRQNLSQDNVRERLEKFVLKVYENNESGY; encoded by the coding sequence TTGCAACAGCTTGGACGGGAGGGAGGAGAGGTCGAAGTCCTAAAAGGCGCGACTTCCTCCCTCGTTTTGCGAGTCGGTGAGGGAATTCTTCGCGTCCATACGAATCAAGACTGGTTGCGAGAAGAACCTGACCTCGTCTTACATGAAGTATTTGCGTTACAAGCAGCAGGTGATTTGGCACCAGATGTACTGGACTATCAAGCGGATGTCAGGGACGAAATACCGCCGTGGTTATATATGACCCGCTCGCCGGGAGAGATCCGAATCGATCAGGTGGATGAGCGATATGTCGAACGATTGGCGCGTACGCTTGCTGCGATCCATGCACTACCGATACCAGAATCGCGTTATGTCTATCAACCGTATACGACGGAACGTCACGTCCCGACGTGGACGCAGCATTCGGAGAGATGGCGTCAGCTACTGGCGATCGAACCGGTCGAAAGTCAACGTATTCGTTTCATTCATCGGGATTTTCATCCGGTCAATGTGTTATACGAAATAAATGAAACGTGCCATACGATTGATTGGGTGAATGCGTGTGTAGGACCCATTGAAGTCGACCTTGCGCATTGTCGTTTGAATCTTGCCTTGCTCGAATCTGTTGAGATAGCGGATCATTTTTTAAAAAGTTACTGCGAGCAGACGAAACATTCCTACGATCACGCATGGGATATTCGGGCTGTTTTTGATTTTGGACCTGAAACGATTGACGTCTATCCGGGGTGGAAAGCATATGGAAGGCAAAACCTTAGTCAGGACAATGTTCGGGAACGCTTGGAAAAGTTTGTCTTGAAAGTCTATGAAAATAACGAAAGCGGTTACTAA
- a CDS encoding NAD(P)-dependent oxidoreductase yields MTTVTVLGATGRTGRPLIDRLLEDGYDVQALVRSTSPDLPVHDRLHILTGDATNPDNLEQALAGSTAVFSCLGTDQQQVLSTAIPHLVTKMKEAGIERIVFIGTAGILDASEEPGKYRFQSSESRRRSTIAAEDHLKAYLTLKDADVDFTVICPTQLTEDNALAADDLLIETTRFTAPTGPIPRENVAQFAYEVYRDGTHHRVRVGIASHGSTE; encoded by the coding sequence ATGACTACTGTTACTGTACTTGGTGCGACCGGTCGAACGGGTCGCCCTTTAATTGATCGGTTATTAGAAGACGGCTATGATGTCCAAGCACTTGTGCGTTCCACGTCACCGGACTTACCCGTTCACGATCGCCTTCATATCCTGACAGGAGATGCGACCAACCCGGACAATCTCGAACAGGCACTCGCAGGAAGTACCGCTGTCTTCAGTTGTCTCGGAACTGATCAACAACAGGTCCTTTCGACAGCGATTCCACATCTCGTCACGAAGATGAAGGAAGCAGGCATCGAACGAATTGTCTTCATTGGTACAGCAGGCATTCTCGATGCGTCAGAAGAACCTGGGAAGTATCGTTTCCAATCGAGTGAGTCCCGTCGCCGCTCGACGATTGCAGCAGAGGATCACTTGAAAGCTTATCTGACGTTAAAGGATGCAGACGTCGACTTCACCGTCATCTGTCCAACACAACTGACGGAAGACAACGCACTTGCTGCTGACGACCTCTTGATCGAGACGACACGCTTCACTGCACCAACAGGTCCGATTCCCCGAGAAAACGTCGCGCAGTTCGCTTACGAAGTCTATCGTGACGGAACACATCATCGGGTCCGTGTCGGGATTGCTTCGCATGGATCAACTGAGTGA
- a CDS encoding 2-hydroxymuconate tautomerase, giving the protein MPYVTVKMLSGRTVEQKRALIEKVTEAVSETTNAPKENITVFIEEMEKTDYGQAGVMFADK; this is encoded by the coding sequence ATGCCATATGTTACGGTTAAAATGTTATCGGGTCGTACAGTCGAACAAAAACGTGCTTTGATTGAAAAAGTTACGGAAGCGGTGTCGGAAACGACAAATGCTCCAAAAGAAAACATTACGGTCTTCATCGAAGAGATGGAAAAAACAGATTACGGTCAAGCTGGCGTCATGTTCGCTGATAAATAA
- a CDS encoding YwhD family protein, with protein sequence MEKKINFNIISDNSTDGHGGFGVGTLSLNSMSPVIISPEDGEAYIDMGAMHAKAAIEKRVKFTTDKADTPNGKLYWIVWVTVGRKPEGFYYGGVAACDLLVDAEARRGFKILADHVNKMDKSLKGRIVVDHMDERSKELLRDFLQTHKPEMWENADAALHEALV encoded by the coding sequence ATGGAAAAAAAGATTAACTTCAATATCATTTCAGATAACTCTACAGACGGTCACGGAGGATTTGGTGTCGGAACACTCAGCTTAAATAGTATGTCACCCGTCATCATTTCTCCGGAAGACGGCGAAGCTTACATTGATATGGGCGCGATGCACGCGAAAGCAGCAATCGAGAAACGCGTCAAGTTCACGACAGATAAAGCCGATACGCCAAACGGTAAACTGTACTGGATCGTCTGGGTGACGGTCGGTCGTAAGCCAGAAGGATTCTATTACGGCGGTGTCGCTGCCTGCGATCTGCTAGTCGATGCGGAAGCGCGTCGCGGGTTCAAGATTCTCGCTGATCACGTCAATAAGATGGATAAATCCCTTAAAGGACGGATCGTCGTCGATCACATGGATGAGCGTTCAAAGGAATTGTTGCGTGATTTCTTGCAGACACATAAACCTGAGATGTGGGAAAATGCTGACGCTGCTTTACATGAAGCGTTGGTCTAA
- a CDS encoding metallophosphoesterase codes for MRKRTRWLVSLGVLALGSWFLYRENNVIDVSRMTVTSNRLPEAFDGYRVVQVADLHGKAFGNEQERLLNKIDREKPDLVVMTGDLIDSRRNGEEAALTLMKALVDRYPVYFVTGNHEVRLNLTILPKLEQLGVTVLRNESRVIEYQGQSISLLGIDDPTTTRWREGLSEPDGIRQSLDQALQDVSPDAFRLLLAHRPEYKSLYAQRSVDLVLSGHAHGGQIRLPFTEGLYAPGQGFFPTVTAGRYQEQQTELIVSRGLGNSLFPFRLFNHPELVVLTLKRP; via the coding sequence ATGCGAAAACGTACACGCTGGCTAGTATCCCTTGGTGTCCTCGCCTTAGGAAGCTGGTTTTTATATCGTGAAAATAACGTCATTGATGTCTCACGGATGACGGTCACGTCGAATCGCTTACCGGAAGCGTTTGATGGCTATCGCGTCGTGCAGGTCGCAGATTTACATGGCAAAGCGTTTGGGAATGAACAAGAACGACTACTGAACAAGATTGATCGCGAAAAGCCGGATCTCGTCGTCATGACAGGTGATTTGATTGACTCGAGGCGAAACGGTGAAGAGGCCGCCCTTACACTCATGAAAGCGCTCGTTGATCGATATCCGGTCTACTTCGTCACCGGGAATCATGAGGTGCGACTCAATCTAACGATTTTGCCGAAGCTTGAGCAACTGGGTGTAACCGTTCTCCGGAATGAATCGCGCGTCATCGAATACCAAGGTCAATCGATTTCGTTACTCGGTATCGATGATCCGACGACGACACGGTGGCGCGAAGGACTGTCGGAACCTGATGGCATTCGTCAAAGTCTCGATCAAGCATTGCAAGACGTATCACCTGATGCGTTTCGACTTTTGCTTGCGCATCGTCCGGAATATAAATCCTTGTATGCGCAGCGTTCCGTTGATCTCGTTTTATCTGGTCACGCCCATGGCGGACAGATTCGCCTGCCGTTTACGGAAGGTCTGTATGCGCCCGGTCAAGGATTCTTTCCAACCGTGACGGCAGGTCGCTATCAGGAACAGCAAACCGAACTGATCGTCAGTCGTGGTCTCGGGAACAGTCTGTTTCCGTTTCGTCTGTTCAATCATCCGGAACTCGTCGTCTTGACGCTAAAACGACCATGA
- a CDS encoding BCCT family transporter: MENNRKSKITKVFMVSVIFCVLFTIWGILPESLIGAASLGNVTAKAQSFVSNGFGWLYLLGMSAFLIIAIFLIFSRFGSIRLGKDSDRPEYGLISWFAMLFSAGMGIGLVFWGVSEPLTHFHTPPVATDDPTESARLAMRYSFFHWGLHPWALYAIVALAIAYSTFRKGRPATIGDTVASLMKPRYASAGKGTVEVLAIVATAFGVATSLGLGAQQISGGLNFLTSSIPNTFTTQIIIIVVVSILYMISAASGLDKGIVRLSNANIVLAVLLMIGVLFLGPFSFIMDLFVQTTGAYLQNLPVMSFRASAFNPDEREWINGWTIFYWAWWISWSPFVGTFIARVSKGRTIREFVIGIMLVPTIFGLLWFSVFGGSAIWNELFQNVNLISTVNDKGVETGMFALFETFGGLGTFLSIVAVFLITTFFITSADSATYVLGMLSSGGSLMPSLRIKLAWGVIQSSIAAVLLYAGGLSALQAAAVLAAFPFIFVVGMMVIALFKDLSDEPDAQKEVTDLKQDA, from the coding sequence ATGGAAAATAATCGAAAAAGTAAGATCACAAAAGTCTTTATGGTATCCGTCATTTTCTGTGTGCTCTTTACCATATGGGGAATCTTACCGGAATCCCTAATCGGTGCAGCTAGTCTCGGAAATGTCACAGCTAAAGCACAATCCTTTGTCTCTAACGGATTTGGCTGGCTTTATCTACTCGGCATGAGTGCTTTTTTAATCATTGCTATCTTTTTAATCTTTTCCCGCTTCGGTTCAATCCGACTCGGTAAGGATTCGGACCGTCCTGAATATGGTCTAATTTCTTGGTTTGCGATGCTTTTCAGTGCTGGTATGGGAATCGGGCTTGTCTTCTGGGGTGTCTCAGAGCCATTGACGCACTTCCATACGCCACCAGTCGCAACAGACGATCCGACGGAATCAGCACGCCTCGCAATGCGCTATTCGTTCTTCCATTGGGGACTCCACCCTTGGGCCTTATACGCGATCGTCGCGCTTGCTATCGCGTACTCGACATTCCGAAAAGGACGTCCTGCTACGATTGGTGACACTGTCGCTTCATTGATGAAGCCTCGGTACGCTTCTGCCGGTAAAGGTACTGTCGAAGTACTTGCTATCGTCGCAACGGCATTTGGTGTCGCGACGTCACTCGGTCTCGGTGCGCAACAAATCTCAGGTGGGCTCAACTTCCTGACAAGTAGTATTCCAAACACATTCACGACTCAAATCATCATCATTGTCGTCGTTTCGATTCTCTACATGATCAGTGCCGCGTCAGGTCTCGATAAAGGAATCGTTCGTCTCAGTAACGCCAACATCGTTCTTGCCGTTCTGTTGATGATCGGTGTCCTCTTCCTCGGACCGTTCAGTTTCATTATGGACCTCTTTGTGCAAACGACAGGGGCTTACCTGCAGAACTTACCCGTCATGAGCTTCCGGGCTTCTGCTTTTAACCCAGATGAACGTGAGTGGATCAACGGTTGGACGATTTTCTACTGGGCTTGGTGGATTTCATGGTCACCATTCGTCGGTACGTTCATCGCCCGCGTCTCAAAAGGACGGACGATTCGTGAGTTCGTCATCGGCATCATGCTTGTCCCAACCATCTTTGGTCTCCTTTGGTTCTCGGTCTTCGGTGGGTCAGCGATCTGGAACGAATTGTTCCAAAACGTCAATTTGATTTCGACCGTTAACGATAAAGGGGTCGAAACTGGAATGTTCGCTCTGTTTGAGACATTCGGTGGCTTAGGTACGTTCCTCAGTATCGTTGCCGTCTTCTTGATCACGACGTTCTTCATCACTTCGGCTGACTCCGCGACGTACGTTCTCGGTATGCTATCGTCTGGCGGTAGCCTGATGCCAAGCTTACGCATCAAGCTTGCTTGGGGTGTCATCCAGTCTTCGATCGCTGCCGTCTTACTTTATGCCGGTGGATTAAGCGCCTTACAAGCAGCCGCTGTTCTAGCCGCCTTCCCGTTCATCTTCGTCGTCGGAATGATGGTCATCGCCTTGTTCAAGGACTTGTCAGATGAACCCGATGCGCAAAAAGAAGTCACAGATTTAAAACAAGATGCTTAA
- a CDS encoding NAD(P)H-dependent oxidoreductase, producing MEKEQQKQAILEAFQSRHATKAFNGQMIPEEDFRFVLETARLSPSSFGYEPWNMLVIQNPEIREALKEVSWGAQGQLPTASHFVLFLARTGEQMQADGPHVTQMMDFLGLSEEAKAGRTKRYGLFLKEDFAIGDNPKAMEDWAAKQAYIALGNMMSTAAQIGVDSCPIEGFDQQAVEQLLVDRGLLDRSVFTVPVMVAFGYRADEPKREKQRRPLDEIVTFVE from the coding sequence ATGGAAAAAGAACAACAAAAACAAGCGATTCTCGAAGCATTTCAATCTCGTCATGCCACAAAGGCATTTAACGGTCAAATGATCCCAGAAGAAGATTTTCGTTTCGTTTTAGAAACAGCGCGTCTGTCACCGAGCTCGTTCGGTTATGAGCCATGGAACATGCTCGTCATTCAAAATCCAGAAATTCGTGAAGCATTAAAAGAAGTCTCTTGGGGGGCGCAAGGACAATTGCCGACAGCGAGTCACTTTGTCTTATTCCTCGCCCGGACAGGGGAGCAAATGCAGGCAGATGGTCCACATGTTACGCAGATGATGGACTTCCTTGGTTTATCCGAAGAAGCGAAAGCCGGACGGACGAAGCGTTATGGTCTGTTTTTAAAAGAGGATTTCGCGATTGGTGATAACCCGAAAGCGATGGAAGACTGGGCAGCAAAACAAGCTTATATCGCACTCGGGAACATGATGTCGACGGCAGCACAAATCGGTGTGGATTCATGCCCGATCGAAGGATTCGACCAGCAAGCCGTCGAGCAATTACTCGTCGATCGTGGACTGCTCGATCGTTCTGTTTTCACGGTGCCGGTCATGGTCGCGTTCGGTTACCGAGCAGACGAACCAAAACGTGAAAAGCAACGTCGTCCGCTCGATGAAATCGTGACGTTCGTCGAGTAA
- the speE gene encoding polyamine aminopropyltransferase has product MEQKLKLWFTEHQTEDYGITFRVNHVYESEQTEFQRLEMVETDEFGTMLLLDGMVMTTDKDEFVYHEMVAHVPLFTHPNPKSVLVVGGGDGGVIREVLKHPSVEKAVLVEIDGKVIEYSKKYLPNIAGGLDDARVEVIVGDGFMHIAEAENEYDVIMVDSTEPVGPAVNLFTKGFYSGISKALKEDGIFVAQSDNPWFTPDLIRDVQRDVKEIFPITKLYIANVPTYPSGLWTFTIGSKKHDPLAVAPERFHEIDTKYYTPELHTAAFALPKFVKDLTNG; this is encoded by the coding sequence ATGGAACAAAAATTAAAGTTATGGTTCACGGAACACCAAACGGAAGATTACGGTATCACATTCCGTGTCAACCACGTTTATGAGAGCGAACAAACGGAGTTTCAACGCCTAGAGATGGTTGAAACGGACGAGTTCGGTACGATGTTGTTACTTGACGGAATGGTCATGACGACAGATAAGGACGAGTTCGTTTACCACGAGATGGTCGCGCACGTCCCATTGTTCACACACCCGAATCCAAAGTCGGTTCTGGTCGTTGGTGGAGGAGACGGCGGAGTCATCCGTGAAGTCTTGAAACACCCATCCGTCGAAAAAGCAGTTTTGGTTGAAATCGACGGAAAAGTCATCGAGTATTCGAAAAAATACCTCCCGAACATTGCAGGTGGATTGGACGATGCACGCGTCGAAGTCATCGTTGGGGATGGATTCATGCATATCGCAGAAGCAGAAAACGAGTATGATGTCATCATGGTCGACTCGACAGAACCAGTTGGTCCAGCGGTCAACTTGTTCACGAAAGGCTTCTACTCTGGTATTTCAAAAGCATTAAAAGAGGACGGCATTTTCGTCGCACAATCGGATAACCCATGGTTCACACCAGACTTGATCCGTGATGTTCAACGCGACGTCAAAGAAATCTTCCCGATCACGAAGCTCTACATCGCAAACGTTCCGACATACCCAAGTGGTCTTTGGACGTTCACGATCGGATCGAAGAAACATGATCCGCTTGCAGTTGCACCAGAGCGTTTCCACGAGATCGACACGAAGTATTATACGCCTGAGCTTCACACGGCAGCTTTCGCGCTTCCGAAGTTCGTTAAAGATTTGACGAACGGCTGA